In the Oscillospiraceae bacterium genome, one interval contains:
- a CDS encoding nucleotidyltransferase, whose product MMNKTTLVVMAAGLGSRYGGLKQIDPIGPSGEIIIDYSVFDAVKAGFSKVVFIIKKENEEIFKEAIGNKLEGTIEVAYAFQDVNDIPGGNTYGREKPWGTGHAVLAAKPYVDTPFAVINADDFYGRTTFTGLQKFLENVSDNERYQYAMMGFVLENTLTDNGSVARGICEVSEDGLLKNITERTKIQKFGNETKFEEDGEWTVIPEGSFVSMNTWGFTPSIFDELEKRLPKFLEDSKDNILKAEYFLPSVVDELIRENKADVKVLPCNEKWYGVTYKEDKASVMESIRKMVDDGVYPSNLWK is encoded by the coding sequence ATTATGAATAAGACAACTCTTGTAGTAATGGCGGCAGGTTTAGGTAGCCGTTACGGTGGATTAAAACAGATTGACCCTATCGGTCCCAGCGGAGAAATTATTATTGATTACTCCGTTTTTGATGCGGTGAAAGCTGGTTTTTCCAAGGTTGTATTTATTATCAAAAAAGAAAATGAAGAGATTTTCAAAGAAGCGATCGGGAATAAACTGGAAGGCACCATTGAAGTGGCTTATGCATTCCAGGATGTAAATGATATTCCCGGCGGCAATACCTACGGTAGAGAAAAACCCTGGGGTACCGGTCATGCAGTGTTGGCTGCAAAACCCTATGTAGACACTCCTTTTGCGGTAATTAATGCAGATGACTTCTATGGACGAACCACCTTTACCGGTTTGCAGAAATTTTTGGAAAACGTTTCTGATAATGAACGTTACCAGTATGCTATGATGGGCTTTGTTTTGGAAAACACCTTAACCGATAACGGTTCTGTTGCAAGAGGTATCTGTGAAGTTTCTGAAGACGGTTTATTAAAAAATATTACCGAACGTACTAAAATTCAAAAATTTGGCAACGAAACCAAATTTGAAGAAGACGGCGAATGGACGGTTATTCCCGAAGGAAGCTTTGTGTCTATGAATACCTGGGGCTTTACCCCCAGCATTTTTGACGAACTGGAAAAACGTCTTCCCAAATTCTTGGAAGACAGCAAAGATAACATCTTAAAAGCAGAATATTTTCTGCCTTCTGTTGTAGATGAGTTAATCCGTGAAAACAAAGCAGATGTTAAGGTACTGCCTTGTAATGAAAAGTGGTATGGCGTTACCTATAAAGAGGATAAAGCATCTGTGATGGAATCTATTCGTAAGATGGTGGATGACGGTGTTTATCCCTCAAATTTATGGAAATAA
- a CDS encoding NlpC/P60 family protein — MRKSFLTFVGTVILLLTFTISAFADSRYVNASVLNVRSAPSTTSTIIDQAVRGDEVELIELTNETWVKVYFNGRYGYVAREYLNVERVASNLGSRSGQRPVSQGSSSVIEYAKQFIGIPYVYGGTTPSGFDCSGFVQYVYKHVGVNLSRTTYTQVQEGTYVPRSELQPGDLVFFGSASNVHHVGIYVGDGQFIHSPRTGRTICIETLNSGYYNNNYYTARRVR, encoded by the coding sequence TTGCGTAAAAGTTTTTTAACATTCGTGGGGACAGTAATTCTTTTACTTACTTTCACGATTTCTGCATTTGCAGATTCTCGTTATGTTAACGCTAGTGTGTTAAATGTGAGAAGCGCACCCAGTACTACCAGTACTATCATTGATCAGGCAGTTCGTGGAGACGAAGTTGAACTGATCGAATTAACAAACGAGACTTGGGTAAAAGTATATTTTAACGGTCGCTATGGTTACGTTGCAAGAGAATATCTTAACGTTGAACGTGTTGCAAGTAACTTGGGCTCCCGTAGTGGGCAAAGACCGGTGAGTCAGGGAAGCTCTTCCGTGATTGAGTATGCGAAACAGTTTATTGGTATCCCCTACGTTTATGGTGGAACCACTCCGAGCGGTTTTGACTGCTCCGGATTTGTACAATATGTTTATAAACATGTGGGTGTGAATTTATCCAGAACCACCTATACTCAGGTACAAGAAGGCACTTATGTGCCGAGATCGGAACTGCAGCCCGGAGATTTAGTATTTTTCGGCTCTGCAAGCAATGTTCACCACGTTGGCATTTATGTTGGCGATGGTCAGTTCATTCATTCGCCGAGAACCGGTAGAACGATCTGCATCGAAACTCTTAACAGCGGGTATTATAATAACAATTATTATACTGCCAGAAGAGTAAGATAA
- the mutY gene encoding A/G-specific adenine glycosylase — translation MKKNSQKNQFVFLKEELLLAEDTLKKLLFWYQKDHRDLPWRKTRDPYCIWISEIMLQQTRVEAVKEYYRRFLEVLPTVSALAEAEEELVLKLWEGLGYYSRARNLRKAAGVIMEKHGGLFPSDWESVRKLPGIGDYTAGAILSIAFGQPVPAVDGNVLRVLSRVFHDESDILDPKTKVRMTELLRQVYPTEYCSEVTQSLMELGAMVCVPNGEPKCLECPLSEICVTKAEGDTDKIPVKSKKVSRKIEKKTVFIIRANGKYAIRKRVEKGLLHGMWEPINFEGHLLESEIKKQYPLAQKIKTNGTHRHIFTHIEWDMIGYCLELPEEDGECQWVGREELESTYAIPKAFQPFFQNE, via the coding sequence ATGAAGAAAAACAGTCAGAAAAATCAGTTTGTTTTTTTAAAAGAGGAGCTTTTATTAGCAGAGGATACTTTGAAGAAATTGCTGTTTTGGTACCAAAAAGATCATCGGGACCTTCCGTGGCGCAAAACACGTGATCCGTACTGTATCTGGATTTCTGAAATTATGCTTCAGCAAACCCGTGTGGAAGCGGTAAAAGAATATTACCGTCGCTTTTTGGAGGTCTTGCCGACTGTATCGGCATTGGCAGAGGCAGAAGAAGAACTTGTCTTAAAACTTTGGGAAGGCTTGGGGTATTATAGCCGCGCAAGAAACTTAAGAAAAGCCGCCGGTGTGATTATGGAAAAACATGGCGGTTTGTTTCCATCTGATTGGGAGTCTGTGCGAAAATTGCCCGGGATTGGAGATTACACTGCAGGGGCAATTTTATCCATTGCGTTTGGTCAACCCGTTCCTGCCGTGGATGGCAATGTACTTCGGGTATTAAGTCGTGTATTTCACGATGAATCCGATATTTTAGATCCCAAAACCAAAGTTCGTATGACAGAGCTTTTAAGGCAGGTGTATCCCACAGAATATTGCTCCGAGGTCACTCAAAGCCTGATGGAATTAGGCGCTATGGTTTGTGTGCCAAACGGAGAGCCGAAGTGTTTGGAATGTCCTCTTTCGGAAATTTGTGTTACAAAAGCCGAGGGAGATACGGATAAAATTCCTGTTAAATCCAAAAAAGTTTCCCGAAAAATTGAGAAGAAAACGGTCTTTATCATCCGAGCAAATGGGAAATATGCAATTCGCAAACGTGTTGAAAAAGGATTATTGCACGGAATGTGGGAACCCATAAACTTTGAGGGGCATCTTTTAGAATCTGAAATCAAAAAGCAATATCCTCTTGCTCAAAAAATCAAAACAAATGGGACACACCGCCATATTTTCACCCATATAGAATGGGATATGATCGGTTATTGTTTGGAGCTTCCCGAAGAAGACGGGGAGTGCCAATGGGTAGGCAGGGAAGAATTGGAATCTACTTATGCCATCCCCAAAGCGTTTCAACCCTTTTTTCAGAATGAATAA
- a CDS encoding AI-2E family transporter gives MKKRFKSLWFQLLLVGVLLILVHKILNDGTAISSFFQRIYTVLRPFLIGGLVALFLYKPCLFFEKRFLRHPKRIIRQHATGLGVTVVYGVLVAALWLSLQVILPGVVRNLETLVLSLPSYYTEGMAFLQQNSLLSSMNIPQRLAPFLEQLFSAESVGRYMEYLSHMATSVVSVLTGIVVSVYMLLEKKPLFCVGKRLVSLVVRRTDRHTVFSHLGKLGNLFYSYFTGLGLDALLVGTFSVLLFFAFDVPYSFLFGVFSGVCNLIPFFGPIFAALVIFLLCFLSLGFSKAVWILALQILLGQVDSNVIQPKIIGHSVGISPFWVIFSVLVFGELWGVMGMIFGVPIVAVARFWFFELEEMRYE, from the coding sequence ATGAAAAAAAGGTTTAAAAGCCTGTGGTTTCAACTGTTGTTGGTTGGAGTATTGCTGATTTTAGTGCATAAAATTTTAAATGACGGGACGGCAATTTCTTCATTTTTTCAACGAATTTATACAGTGCTTCGCCCGTTTCTGATCGGTGGATTGGTCGCATTATTTTTATATAAGCCCTGTTTATTTTTTGAAAAACGATTTTTACGGCATCCAAAACGTATTATTCGGCAACATGCTACCGGCCTTGGGGTTACGGTAGTATACGGTGTGCTGGTTGCTGCATTATGGTTATCGTTGCAGGTAATATTGCCCGGAGTTGTTCGCAATCTGGAGACTCTGGTTCTCAGCCTTCCTTCCTATTACACAGAAGGTATGGCATTTTTACAACAAAATTCATTGTTATCTTCTATGAATATTCCCCAACGGCTGGCTCCTTTTTTAGAGCAACTGTTTTCAGCAGAATCGGTTGGTCGCTATATGGAATATTTATCTCACATGGCGACCTCTGTGGTTTCCGTGCTGACGGGAATTGTGGTGTCGGTTTATATGCTTTTGGAAAAGAAACCTCTTTTTTGTGTGGGCAAACGGTTGGTATCGTTGGTGGTAAGAAGAACAGACAGACACACTGTTTTTTCCCATCTTGGGAAATTAGGGAATTTGTTTTATTCTTATTTTACCGGACTTGGGTTAGATGCTTTACTGGTGGGAACTTTTTCGGTGTTATTGTTTTTTGCCTTTGACGTGCCCTATTCTTTTTTGTTTGGCGTGTTTTCGGGAGTATGCAATCTGATTCCTTTTTTTGGCCCTATTTTTGCAGCTTTGGTGATTTTTTTGTTGTGTTTTTTGTCTTTGGGGTTTTCAAAAGCAGTTTGGATTTTAGCATTGCAAATTCTGTTGGGGCAGGTTGATTCCAATGTGATTCAGCCGAAAATTATCGGTCATTCGGTGGGAATTAGTCCTTTTTGGGTGATTTTTTCAGTTTTGGTATTCGGAGAATTGTGGGGTGTGATGGGAATGATTTTCGGTGTTCCCATTGTGGCAGTTGCACGGTTTTGGTTTTTTGAATTGGAAGAAATGCGCTATGAATAA
- a CDS encoding class I SAM-dependent RNA methyltransferase, producing MELIITTLFGMESLVSREVKKLGYEVTEVTDGRVTFLGDESAIARCNLWIRCGERILIKMGEKKVTTFDELFDFTKSLPWKNWIGKNDSFPVKGYSLKSKLFSVPGCQSVIKKAIVRSLEGAYHQSYFPESGVLYQVEFSLMKDVLTLMIDTSGQPLHKRGYRKNSNQAPLKETIAAAIVTLSRFRYDGVFADPFSGSGTIPIEAGLIAKNIAPGLNRDFSAMYFPQISPKIWRDAKAEAKSLIRNDSKLKIIASDIDPNAVALTTHNAKLSGTFDLMEISQKDVADFTPPYTEGTIVCNPPYGERLLDEEACRLLYKQMGQVFRKKLPGWSAFILTPEEKFEDYYGKFSDKKRKLYNGMIKCNLFQYFPNK from the coding sequence ATGGAACTGATTATCACAACCTTATTCGGAATGGAATCTTTAGTTTCCAGAGAAGTGAAAAAATTAGGCTATGAAGTCACCGAAGTAACAGACGGCAGAGTGACTTTTTTAGGGGATGAATCCGCTATTGCCCGCTGTAATCTGTGGATTCGCTGCGGAGAAAGAATTTTAATTAAAATGGGGGAAAAAAAGGTCACCACCTTCGATGAGCTTTTTGACTTCACAAAAAGTCTTCCCTGGAAAAACTGGATTGGTAAAAACGATTCCTTCCCCGTGAAAGGATATTCTCTAAAATCTAAGCTGTTTAGTGTGCCGGGTTGCCAGTCGGTCATCAAAAAAGCCATTGTACGTTCTTTGGAAGGTGCTTATCATCAGAGCTATTTTCCGGAATCAGGAGTTCTCTATCAGGTGGAATTTTCTCTGATGAAAGACGTGCTTACCTTAATGATAGACACCTCAGGACAACCCTTACATAAGCGTGGTTATCGAAAAAATTCCAATCAGGCACCTTTAAAAGAAACCATCGCAGCAGCTATTGTCACCCTAAGCCGTTTCCGTTATGACGGTGTGTTTGCAGACCCGTTTTCGGGTTCCGGCACCATTCCCATTGAGGCAGGGCTGATTGCAAAAAACATTGCCCCCGGATTAAACCGTGATTTTTCCGCAATGTATTTCCCTCAAATTTCCCCAAAAATCTGGAGAGACGCCAAAGCCGAAGCAAAAAGCTTAATACGAAACGATTCCAAATTAAAAATCATAGCATCAGATATCGACCCCAATGCAGTGGCACTGACCACTCATAATGCCAAGCTGTCCGGCACCTTTGATTTGATGGAAATTTCTCAAAAAGATGTGGCAGATTTCACCCCGCCCTACACCGAAGGCACCATCGTCTGCAACCCGCCTTACGGGGAACGTTTGCTGGATGAAGAAGCCTGCCGGCTGCTCTATAAACAGATGGGACAGGTCTTCCGTAAAAAATTGCCCGGCTGGTCTGCATTTATCTTAACACCCGAAGAAAAATTTGAGGACTATTACGGCAAATTCTCCGATAAAAAGCGAAAACTTTATAACGGTATGATTAAATGTAATCTATTCCAGTATTTCCCCAATAAATAA
- a CDS encoding heavy-metal-associated domain-containing protein, with the protein MEKIIYIDGMSCAHCSRRVENALNELDGVTATVNLEEKCATLTLTKEVSEDAIREAVEDAGFTLVK; encoded by the coding sequence ATGGAAAAAATCATTTATATAGACGGTATGAGTTGTGCGCACTGCTCCCGTCGTGTGGAAAATGCTTTAAATGAGCTGGACGGCGTAACCGCAACTGTGAATTTAGAAGAAAAATGTGCAACCTTAACCCTTACCAAAGAGGTATCAGAAGATGCTATCCGAGAAGCAGTTGAAGATGCAGGCTTCACCTTGGTAAAATAA
- a CDS encoding phosphoglucosamine mutase, with protein sequence MGQLFGTDGVRGIANQELTCPLAYSIGRATTYQLSKKNKKPTIAIGKDPRTSGDMLESALTSGILSAGGNVIKLGILPTPAVSLLTQKYRCDGGIMISASHNPSEYNGIKLFDENGMKFPDETEEAIELLVQTENKIPYSLSDSIGTILPAPDAKADYIDWLIEKTADSFSGIKIALDCANGATAGIAEEVFRRLGAKVVSTGNTPDGININKNCGSTHIGNICRFTTETGSDFGIAFDGDGDRALFCDEFGNEVDGDQALAIFSYHMKQENTLAKTTLVATVMSNLGLTLFAKEQNISLVSTKVGDRYVWEELKKGGYSLGGEQSGHIIFPKDAVTGDGILTALKMAEIIAKKKVPFSQLSSLMQKLPQVLYNVKIRKDAKDKITKDTELLAILENTKKILGERGRVLLRPSGTEPLYRVMLEGEDSDKIAQLGQKIVAHIQAKYSA encoded by the coding sequence ATGGGACAACTGTTTGGTACCGACGGTGTAAGAGGAATCGCAAATCAGGAGCTTACCTGTCCTTTGGCGTATTCCATTGGTCGGGCAACAACTTACCAACTTTCTAAAAAGAACAAAAAACCGACCATTGCCATAGGAAAAGACCCCAGAACATCGGGAGATATGCTGGAATCTGCTCTAACAAGCGGAATTCTCTCTGCAGGCGGAAATGTGATAAAACTGGGAATCCTGCCAACTCCTGCAGTCAGTCTTCTTACCCAAAAATACCGATGCGACGGCGGCATTATGATTTCCGCGTCCCATAACCCCTCCGAATATAACGGGATTAAATTATTTGATGAAAACGGGATGAAGTTCCCGGATGAAACCGAAGAGGCTATCGAATTACTAGTCCAAACCGAAAATAAAATTCCCTACTCTTTATCCGATAGCATCGGAACAATTCTTCCCGCACCTGATGCCAAAGCAGATTATATTGATTGGCTGATTGAAAAAACTGCGGATAGTTTCTCGGGGATTAAAATTGCTTTAGACTGTGCCAACGGCGCTACTGCAGGAATTGCGGAAGAAGTTTTTCGCCGCTTAGGTGCCAAAGTGGTTTCAACAGGCAATACACCTGACGGCATCAACATTAACAAAAACTGCGGTTCCACGCATATCGGAAACATCTGCCGCTTCACAACAGAAACGGGTTCAGATTTTGGTATTGCCTTTGACGGTGACGGAGATCGAGCGCTGTTTTGTGATGAATTCGGCAACGAAGTGGACGGCGACCAGGCCCTTGCCATCTTCTCATACCATATGAAACAGGAAAACACGTTAGCCAAAACCACCCTTGTGGCAACAGTAATGAGTAATTTAGGCCTTACCCTGTTTGCAAAAGAACAAAACATTTCGTTGGTATCTACCAAAGTGGGTGACCGCTATGTATGGGAAGAACTAAAAAAAGGCGGCTATTCTCTTGGCGGAGAACAATCCGGTCACATTATTTTCCCAAAAGATGCTGTTACGGGAGACGGCATTTTAACAGCACTGAAAATGGCCGAAATTATTGCAAAAAAGAAAGTTCCGTTTTCCCAACTTTCTTCCTTGATGCAAAAACTTCCTCAGGTGCTTTACAATGTGAAAATCAGAAAAGATGCCAAAGATAAAATCACAAAAGATACTGAACTTCTGGCAATTTTGGAAAATACGAAGAAAATTCTGGGAGAACGTGGCAGAGTTCTGCTCCGCCCTTCCGGAACCGAACCGTTATACCGGGTCATGCTGGAAGGTGAAGACTCCGACAAGATTGCCCAGCTGGGGCAAAAAATCGTGGCACATATACAAGCGAAATACTCTGCATAA
- a CDS encoding S-layer homology domain-containing protein → MIKLLRYFLCMTMILTTLTVSVFAFPDVTQDYDWAKSAITNLSQKGYINGYTDGTFGPEKNITRAEFTKLITLMFGNKATVSYEDVSEKDWFYPYVTKSGGYFVNSELFMPQKNITRQEVAYAIYVALKPTNSLADKSVSFRDLEAVDETYVSAVKALAHEEILNGYPDGTFGPHKEITRAEIAMVLERALNYKKPESNEGDNNNQTEQETLKANNYFFVISRVSTVVNEHNELITKVEGFQDGKLTTLLIDEDVTITKSAIADDNRIDPGDVISYSRNLWDEVNRISIGLNANNLPRENRIELLSIGNTTKRHIAVGTVKETYKQKGIELISLAGDTEKVYEVNNPVYVYELKSNGKIELSDFLEINDSRYETGDTVIAFSYDDVLYEILVIKE, encoded by the coding sequence ATGATAAAATTACTACGATATTTCTTATGTATGACAATGATACTTACTACGCTGACCGTTTCCGTTTTTGCCTTCCCCGATGTAACACAGGACTATGATTGGGCAAAATCCGCCATTACCAATCTTTCCCAAAAAGGATACATAAACGGTTACACAGACGGCACATTTGGTCCCGAAAAAAACATCACCCGGGCAGAATTTACGAAGTTAATCACTTTGATGTTCGGCAATAAAGCAACTGTTTCCTATGAAGATGTGTCAGAAAAAGACTGGTTTTATCCCTACGTTACCAAAAGCGGCGGCTATTTCGTCAATTCGGAACTCTTTATGCCTCAAAAAAACATCACTCGTCAGGAAGTGGCATATGCCATTTATGTAGCCCTGAAGCCAACCAATTCCCTCGCGGATAAATCCGTTTCCTTCCGGGATTTGGAAGCAGTGGACGAAACCTATGTTTCTGCGGTAAAAGCGCTGGCTCATGAAGAAATTCTAAACGGCTATCCTGACGGAACATTTGGTCCTCATAAAGAAATTACCCGTGCAGAAATTGCAATGGTATTAGAGCGTGCATTAAACTACAAAAAACCTGAAAGCAACGAAGGCGATAACAATAACCAAACCGAGCAAGAAACGCTAAAAGCAAACAATTACTTCTTTGTGATATCCCGTGTATCCACCGTGGTAAATGAGCACAACGAACTCATTACCAAAGTGGAAGGCTTTCAAGATGGAAAACTGACCACACTTCTTATTGACGAAGATGTTACCATTACCAAAAGTGCCATTGCAGACGACAACAGAATCGACCCGGGTGATGTGATATCCTATTCCCGAAATCTGTGGGATGAAGTCAATCGTATCAGCATCGGTTTAAACGCCAACAATCTCCCCCGCGAAAACCGTATAGAACTGTTGTCAATCGGCAATACTACCAAAAGACACATTGCCGTCGGCACCGTGAAAGAAACTTACAAACAAAAAGGGATTGAGCTGATTTCCCTGGCAGGAGACACCGAAAAAGTATACGAAGTGAACAATCCTGTTTACGTGTATGAATTAAAATCCAACGGAAAAATCGAGCTTTCCGATTTCTTGGAAATCAATGACAGCCGATACGAAACCGGCGATACCGTGATTGCTTTCAGCTACGACGATGTGTTATATGAAATTTTAGTAATAAAGGAGTAA
- a CDS encoding DUF421 domain-containing protein codes for MWMLIGKTALIYVVVNIAMRCMGKRQVGELSTSEVIVAFLISEVASAPLSNPDVSVWMNIIAIFVLVAMEILYSYLSIKCPFFMTLTQGRPTVIIENGKILEKSLLKNRLSISELNEELRLKNINIADVYLAIIENNGQLSIIPTNKASGVTRGDLGVTAQSSPQDFAVIIDGKILEDNLRRVGKNKKWLEKYLQTKKVSSEKEVLALYADQNGATFFQKKLRKNQNLKKLFKTAKK; via the coding sequence ATGTGGATGTTAATCGGAAAAACAGCTCTTATTTATGTGGTGGTAAATATTGCAATGCGTTGTATGGGGAAACGTCAGGTGGGAGAACTTTCCACTTCGGAGGTGATTGTGGCATTTTTGATTTCAGAAGTGGCATCTGCACCGCTCAGTAATCCTGATGTTTCTGTTTGGATGAACATTATCGCTATTTTTGTTTTGGTAGCAATGGAAATTCTTTACTCTTATCTTAGTATTAAATGTCCGTTTTTTATGACATTGACACAGGGAAGACCAACAGTAATTATTGAAAACGGAAAAATTCTGGAAAAGTCGCTTTTAAAAAACCGTTTGAGCATTTCGGAACTGAATGAAGAGTTAAGGCTCAAAAATATCAATATTGCTGATGTGTACCTTGCAATTATCGAAAATAACGGACAATTAAGTATTATTCCAACCAACAAAGCTTCGGGAGTTACCAGGGGAGATCTTGGCGTAACGGCCCAGTCGTCTCCGCAAGATTTTGCTGTGATTATTGATGGGAAAATTTTAGAAGATAATTTAAGACGGGTGGGAAAAAATAAGAAGTGGTTGGAGAAATATCTTCAAACAAAAAAGGTCTCTTCCGAAAAGGAGGTACTGGCTCTTTATGCAGACCAAAACGGTGCCACCTTTTTTCAAAAAAAATTGCGGAAAAATCAAAATTTAAAAAAACTGTTCAAAACGGCAAAAAAATAA
- the pflB gene encoding formate C-acetyltransferase has translation MAFKSGIWESEINVRNFILNNYTEYTGDESFLAGPTERTTKLWDELCERLKVERERGGVYDIDEKTISTVSSHKPGYIDEALEQIVGVQTDEPLKRAIMPFGGIRLVHNSLEAYGKKLDPEVANIFNYRKTHNDGVFDAYTDEMKKARHTGIITGLPDAYGRGRIIGDYRRVALYGVDFLIEQKEIAKKKINPVIMDSPHIRLREEISEQIRSLKELKVMAQSYGFDISKPATNVKEAIQWLYFGYLGAVKEQNGAAMSLGRVSTFLDCYAEKDLAEGTFTEEEIQEFVDHFIMKLRIVRFLRTPAYDELFSGDPTWITEAIGGMAENGKSLVSKMSYRFLHTLTNLGPAPEPNMTVLWSENLPEAFKKYCAKVSIQTSSIQYENDELMREKFGDDYGIACCVSAMKIGKQMQFFGARANLAKALLYAINDGKDERYSEQVGPKVGALSGEYLNYDEVMEKFDKISDWLAELYINTLNIIHYMHDKYCYEKLEMALHDENIVRTSACGMAGLSVVADSLSAIRYAKVKAIRDENGIAHDFEIEGDYPKYGNNDPRADEIAVMLVENFMKKLAGHTTYRGSKPTMSILTITSNVVYGKKTGSTPDGRKGGEPFAPGANPMHGRDSKGCIASMKSVAKLPYDYSEDGISYTFSIIPAALGKSDEEKVENLVSLMDGYFGDTGHHINVNVINKEVLLDAMDHPEKYPQLTIRVSGYAVNFIKLTREQQLDVINRTFHTRF, from the coding sequence ATGGCATTCAAAAGTGGTATCTGGGAATCAGAAATCAATGTCAGAAACTTCATTTTAAACAACTACACTGAGTACACCGGTGACGAAAGCTTTTTAGCAGGTCCCACCGAACGTACCACTAAATTATGGGACGAGCTTTGCGAACGTCTGAAAGTGGAAAGAGAACGTGGCGGTGTTTATGATATCGACGAAAAAACCATTTCCACCGTATCTTCTCATAAACCCGGCTATATTGACGAGGCTTTAGAGCAGATTGTTGGTGTGCAGACTGACGAACCCTTAAAAAGAGCAATTATGCCCTTTGGCGGTATTCGTCTGGTACATAACTCTTTAGAAGCATACGGCAAAAAGCTGGATCCTGAAGTTGCAAATATCTTTAATTACCGTAAAACTCATAACGACGGTGTATTCGATGCATATACCGACGAAATGAAAAAAGCACGTCACACCGGTATTATTACCGGCCTGCCCGATGCATACGGCCGTGGAAGAATTATCGGTGACTACCGTCGAGTAGCGCTGTACGGCGTGGATTTCTTAATTGAGCAGAAAGAAATTGCGAAAAAGAAAATCAACCCCGTAATTATGGACAGCCCCCATATCCGTTTAAGAGAAGAAATCTCTGAACAGATCCGTTCCTTAAAAGAACTCAAAGTAATGGCTCAAAGCTACGGCTTTGATATTTCCAAACCTGCAACCAACGTAAAAGAAGCAATCCAGTGGTTATATTTCGGTTACTTAGGTGCAGTAAAAGAACAGAACGGTGCTGCAATGTCCTTAGGTAGAGTTTCCACCTTCTTAGATTGCTATGCAGAAAAAGACTTGGCAGAAGGCACCTTCACTGAAGAAGAAATTCAGGAATTTGTTGACCACTTCATCATGAAATTGAGAATCGTTCGTTTCTTACGTACTCCTGCTTATGATGAACTCTTCTCCGGTGACCCCACCTGGATTACCGAAGCAATCGGCGGTATGGCAGAAAACGGCAAAAGCTTAGTTTCTAAAATGTCTTACAGATTCTTGCACACTTTAACTAACTTAGGTCCTGCTCCCGAACCGAACATGACCGTTCTCTGGAGCGAAAACCTGCCTGAAGCGTTCAAAAAATACTGTGCAAAAGTGTCTATCCAGACTTCTTCCATCCAGTATGAAAATGACGAGCTGATGAGAGAAAAATTCGGTGATGACTACGGTATTGCTTGCTGTGTATCCGCTATGAAAATCGGTAAACAGATGCAGTTCTTCGGCGCAAGAGCAAACCTGGCAAAAGCACTGCTTTATGCTATCAATGACGGTAAAGATGAAAGATATTCCGAACAGGTTGGTCCTAAGGTTGGTGCATTAAGCGGTGAATACTTAAACTACGACGAAGTTATGGAAAAATTCGACAAAATTTCCGACTGGTTGGCAGAGCTGTATATCAACACCTTAAATATCATTCACTATATGCACGATAAATACTGCTACGAAAAACTGGAAATGGCTCTTCATGATGAAAACATCGTAAGAACCTCCGCTTGCGGTATGGCAGGTCTTTCCGTAGTGGCAGACAGCTTATCTGCAATCCGTTATGCAAAAGTAAAAGCAATTCGTGACGAAAACGGTATTGCTCACGACTTTGAAATCGAAGGCGATTATCCTAAATACGGTAACAACGATCCCAGAGCGGACGAAATCGCTGTTATGCTGGTTGAAAACTTCATGAAGAAACTGGCAGGTCACACCACTTATCGTGGTTCCAAACCTACCATGTCTATCTTAACCATTACTTCCAACGTTGTATATGGTAAGAAAACCGGTTCCACTCCCGACGGCAGAAAAGGCGGCGAACCTTTTGCTCCCGGTGCGAATCCCATGCACGGCAGAGATTCCAAGGGGTGTATTGCATCTATGAAATCTGTTGCAAAACTGCCTTACGATTATTCTGAAGACGGTATTTCCTACACCTTCTCCATCATTCCTGCTGCGTTAGGTAAATCTGATGAAGAAAAAGTGGAAAACTTGGTATCCTTGATGGATGGTTACTTTGGTGATACCGGTCATCACATCAACGTTAACGTTATCAATAAAGAAGTTCTCTTAGATGCAATGGATCATCCTGAAAAATATCCTCAGCTGACCATTCGTGTATCCGGTTACGCTGTAAACTTCATTAAGCTGACCAGAGAACAGCAGTTAGACGTTATCAACAGAACTTTCCATACCCGTTTCTAA